One stretch of Candidatus Niyogibacteria bacterium DNA includes these proteins:
- a CDS encoding extracellular solute-binding protein: MTTSNGVNFTNIIIFVIIGVLVIAALGIFTGAIPINPRSDESEIIGQISIWLPENQTHLKKIISEDFKQANEKINVSLKEIPDEIYEQEILEALAANNAPDIWLLSHELVFQHQNKISPIPFSQITQRTYLDTFIDAADIYLKSGDEKNAGYIIGLPVSVDPLVLYWNKDLFSGAGISQPPKTWDEFLDSSQKLVRTDASGNFTQSGAALGEFKNIQHAKSIISLLILQTGNPIVEKKERKAVLNEKFNAPLNPAASAFRFFNEFSDSQKASYSWNFSLAEAQNAFISQKLGMYFGFASEYEKIIRQNPHLNFDVIEVPQINGGGIKATYGQMNALVLSKQAAGSLAAWQLMTYLISYDVQKKIQDQTGRPSVRRDVLAQPGSQIQSAAFIGSAVKSRLWLDPDAKKTSEIFKNTAESMKTGKMNSEEAVQKAKNQLQMLLE, encoded by the coding sequence ATGACAACTTCTAACGGGGTGAATTTCACCAACATCATTATTTTTGTCATCATCGGCGTTTTAGTCATTGCTGCGCTCGGCATTTTTACCGGCGCCATCCCGATCAATCCCCGAAGCGATGAAAGCGAAATAATCGGCCAAATTTCCATTTGGCTGCCGGAAAACCAGACGCATTTGAAAAAAATAATTTCCGAGGATTTTAAACAAGCCAACGAAAAAATAAATGTTTCTTTAAAAGAAATTCCTGATGAAATTTATGAACAGGAAATCCTGGAAGCTTTAGCCGCGAATAACGCTCCGGATATTTGGCTTCTTTCCCATGAATTGGTCTTTCAGCATCAAAACAAAATATCGCCTATTCCTTTCAGCCAAATAACCCAAAGAACATATCTAGATACTTTTATTGACGCCGCCGACATTTATCTGAAATCCGGCGATGAAAAAAATGCGGGATATATTATCGGCCTGCCGGTCAGTGTTGATCCGCTGGTTCTTTACTGGAACAAAGACCTTTTTTCCGGCGCCGGAATCTCCCAGCCGCCGAAAACCTGGGATGAATTTCTGGATTCTTCGCAAAAACTTGTCCGGACTGACGCTTCCGGCAATTTTACCCAAAGCGGCGCGGCTTTGGGAGAATTCAAAAATATCCAACACGCCAAAAGCATTATTTCTTTATTAATTCTTCAAACCGGAAATCCGATTGTTGAAAAAAAAGAACGGAAAGCGGTGCTTAATGAAAAATTCAACGCACCCCTGAATCCGGCGGCTTCGGCCTTCCGCTTCTTTAATGAATTTTCCGATTCCCAAAAAGCAAGCTATAGCTGGAATTTCAGCTTAGCGGAAGCCCAAAACGCTTTTATCTCGCAAAAACTGGGAATGTATTTCGGCTTTGCTTCGGAATATGAAAAAATTATTCGGCAAAATCCGCATCTGAATTTTGACGTTATTGAAGTGCCGCAAATAAACGGCGGCGGCATTAAAGCGACTTACGGGCAAATGAACGCCTTGGTTCTTTCCAAGCAAGCCGCCGGTTCTCTTGCGGCTTGGCAATTAATGACTTATCTGATTTCTTACGATGTTCAGAAAAAAATTCAGGATCAAACCGGCCGGCCTTCGGTCCGGCGCGACGTTTTAGCCCAGCCCGGCTCTCAAATTCAAAGCGCGGCTTTCATCGGCTCCGCCGTAAAAAGCCGGCTTTGGCTGGATCCGGACGCAAAAAAAACTTCTGAAATTTTCAAGAACACGGCCGAATCAATGAAAACCGGAAAAATGAATTCAGAAGAAGCGGTTCAGAAAGCTAAAAATCAGCTGCAAATGCTTTTAGAATAA
- a CDS encoding class I SAM-dependent methyltransferase, whose amino-acid sequence MFVNPENIISHLELRTGMVAADFGCGAGFYTISLAKTVRPYGKVYAFDIRKEMLEIIKSKARREKLLNIETIWANLEIKGSTKLRDETADAVVISNILFQVDDKQSLIKEAARILKKSGRAMVVEWEEGAAAGGPLPANRVQREKVKRLFEEEKFIFAKEFNAGDQHYGLLFKKPNSPR is encoded by the coding sequence ATGTTTGTAAATCCCGAAAATATTATCAGCCATTTAGAACTAAGAACCGGCATGGTCGCGGCGGATTTCGGCTGCGGCGCCGGTTTCTACACTATTTCTTTAGCTAAGACCGTCCGACCGTACGGCAAAGTTTACGCTTTTGACATCAGAAAAGAAATGCTGGAAATAATCAAATCAAAAGCGCGCCGGGAAAAACTTTTGAATATTGAAACAATCTGGGCAAATTTGGAAATAAAGGGTTCAACTAAACTGCGCGACGAAACAGCGGACGCCGTAGTCATCTCCAATATCCTGTTTCAAGTTGACGATAAACAATCCTTGATAAAAGAAGCGGCTCGCATTCTGAAAAAGAGCGGCCGGGCTATGGTCGTAGAATGGGAGGAAGGCGCCGCAGCCGGCGGGCCGTTACCGGCCAATCGCGTCCAGCGAGAAAAAGTTAAACGGCTTTTTGAAGAAGAAAAATTTATTTTTGCCAAAGAATTCAACGCCGGAGACCAGCATTACGGGCTTCTTTTTAAGAAACCTAATTCACCCCGTTAG
- the gyrA gene encoding DNA gyrase subunit A, whose translation MKDKNNKEINGTENKDKTIQPSDIVSEMQTSYLTYAMSVIVSRALPDIRDGLKPVQRRILYAMHRLGLFSGAKYRKSATVVGEVLGKYHPHGDASVYDAMARMAQDFSLRYPLVDGQGNWGSIDGDRQAAMRYTEARMSRIAGEMMTDIEKDTVNFTPNYDASQKEPVILPAAIPQLLLNGSTGIAVGMATNIPPHNLKEITDAAACLIDNPKAATDDLLKYVKGPDFPTGGVIFNQKDIHQAYATGRGSIVARGEAEITEKKTGQPQIIISSIPYMVNKAELLSKIADLVRDKKIEGIKDIRDESNREGLRIAIDLKNETYPQKILNSLYKHTDLEKSFHLSMLALIDGRQPQIVSLKNILEEFIKHRVIIIERRTRFDLARAKERAHILEGLKKALDHIDKVIKTIKSSKDREDARLNLIKQFQFSDRQANAILEMKLQTLANLERQKIENELKEKLKLIKDLQALLKDPKKIRQVLKEDLEKISRQYGDERKTKVMAGAPRSISTEDLIPEQETVLVLTQGGYVKRVNPQEYKAQKRGGKGIIGLTAKEEDAVREFISAGTHDDLLFFSDKGKVYQLKMYEIPEGKRTAGGKSIANFLSLAANENITSVLAVPKNKKDMDASLAMATQNGIIKKVTYRHFEDVRRSGIIAIKLGPGDTLRWVNIVQKGDHILLSTKKGQAIRFKESDLRPMGRTAGGVRAIRLKKDDGLIGVDVVNPKSSALLLVVSENGFGKKTALKEYRLQRRGGSGIKTSKVTAKTGPLIDAKIIGEENQEIIAISKNGQVIRTSLKNIPVLSRQTQGVRIMRLNAEDAVASLTCL comes from the coding sequence ATGAAAGATAAAAATAACAAAGAAATAAACGGAACGGAAAATAAAGATAAAACAATCCAGCCGAGCGATATTGTTTCGGAAATGCAGACATCTTATTTAACATACGCGATGTCGGTTATTGTTTCGCGCGCTTTACCGGACATCCGCGACGGCCTCAAACCGGTCCAGCGAAGAATCCTTTACGCCATGCATCGGCTGGGCCTCTTTTCCGGCGCCAAATACCGAAAATCAGCCACGGTCGTGGGCGAAGTGCTTGGCAAATACCATCCTCACGGCGACGCTTCCGTTTATGACGCCATGGCCAGAATGGCCCAGGATTTTTCTTTGCGTTATCCGCTGGTTGACGGCCAGGGAAATTGGGGATCAATTGACGGCGATCGGCAGGCGGCAATGCGTTACACGGAAGCGCGGATGTCCCGCATCGCCGGAGAAATGATGACGGATATTGAAAAAGACACGGTTAATTTCACGCCGAATTACGATGCTTCGCAAAAAGAGCCGGTTATTCTTCCGGCCGCCATCCCCCAGCTTCTTCTGAACGGCTCCACCGGCATCGCCGTGGGAATGGCCACAAACATTCCGCCGCATAATCTCAAAGAAATAACGGACGCCGCGGCCTGTTTGATTGATAATCCAAAAGCCGCCACGGACGACCTCTTAAAATACGTCAAAGGGCCGGATTTTCCGACTGGCGGCGTGATTTTCAATCAAAAAGACATTCATCAGGCGTACGCCACGGGCCGCGGCAGCATTGTCGCCAGAGGCGAGGCGGAAATAACGGAAAAAAAGACCGGCCAGCCTCAAATCATAATTTCTTCCATTCCTTATATGGTCAATAAAGCCGAGCTTCTCTCAAAAATCGCCGACTTGGTGCGCGACAAAAAAATTGAAGGAATAAAAGACATCCGGGACGAATCAAACCGAGAAGGCCTGCGCATCGCCATTGATCTTAAAAATGAAACTTATCCGCAAAAAATATTAAACAGCCTTTACAAGCATACGGATTTGGAAAAAAGTTTTCATCTCAGCATGCTGGCGCTGATTGACGGCCGCCAGCCGCAAATCGTTTCCCTGAAAAATATTTTGGAAGAATTCATCAAACACCGCGTCATTATTATTGAACGGCGAACCAGATTTGATCTAGCCAGAGCCAAAGAACGCGCCCATATTCTGGAAGGGCTAAAAAAAGCGCTGGACCACATAGATAAAGTCATAAAAACCATAAAATCTTCCAAAGACCGCGAAGACGCGCGATTAAATCTGATCAAGCAATTCCAGTTTTCCGACCGCCAAGCCAATGCCATCTTGGAAATGAAACTCCAGACCTTGGCTAACTTAGAAAGGCAAAAAATAGAAAATGAGCTTAAAGAAAAATTAAAACTCATTAAAGACCTTCAAGCCCTGTTAAAAGATCCGAAAAAAATCCGCCAAGTCCTGAAAGAAGATTTGGAAAAAATAAGCCGGCAATACGGAGATGAAAGAAAAACAAAAGTAATGGCCGGCGCTCCCCGCTCCATCTCAACGGAAGATTTGATTCCCGAACAGGAAACCGTGCTGGTTCTGACCCAAGGCGGCTACGTCAAAAGAGTTAATCCGCAGGAATACAAAGCGCAGAAAAGAGGCGGCAAAGGAATTATCGGCTTAACCGCCAAGGAAGAAGACGCGGTCCGCGAATTTATTTCCGCCGGCACCCATGACGATCTTCTTTTTTTCAGCGATAAAGGAAAAGTTTATCAGCTTAAAATGTATGAAATACCGGAAGGAAAAAGAACCGCCGGCGGAAAATCAATCGCTAATTTTCTTTCTTTGGCCGCCAACGAAAATATCACTTCGGTTTTAGCCGTGCCAAAAAACAAAAAAGATATGGACGCTTCTTTAGCAATGGCCACGCAAAATGGTATAATAAAAAAAGTAACTTATCGGCACTTTGAAGACGTCAGGCGTTCCGGCATTATCGCCATTAAACTCGGCCCGGGAGACACCTTGCGCTGGGTTAACATCGTCCAAAAAGGAGATCATATTCTTTTAAGCACCAAAAAAGGGCAAGCCATCCGCTTTAAAGAATCGGATCTTCGCCCGATGGGCAGAACCGCCGGAGGCGTCCGCGCCATCAGGCTGAAAAAAGACGACGGATTAATCGGCGTTGATGTGGTTAATCCCAAAAGTTCCGCTCTGCTTCTGGTCGTCAGCGAAAACGGATTCGGAAAAAAAACCGCTTTAAAAGAATACCGTTTGCAAAGGCGCGGCGGTTCAGGCATTAAAACTTCCAAAGTAACGGCTAAAACCGGCCCCTTAATTGACGCTAAAATAATCGGCGAAGAAAATCAGGAAATCATCGCTATTTCCAAAAATGGGCAGGTTATCCGCACCAGCCTTAAAAATATTCCAGTTTTAAGCCGGCAAACTCAAGGCGTCCGCATTATGCGGCTGAACGCCGAAGATGCTGTCGCTTCATTGACATGTTTGTAA
- a CDS encoding MBL fold metallo-hydrolase: MVITYYGISCFKIQSGDKVLVFDPPAKNAGIKTPRFESHLVLISHDHPKHNGEDTINRKEKEQLAINGPGEYEIKEIQITGISSFHDDQNGKKYGLNTIYKVGWEGINLCHLGDFGEKELSGHVKEELNGIDILFLPIGGETVINAQKAAAISAQIEPRIVIPMHYAAPNAKTKNQLAEFLKEMGEEKIIAEEKLTIKKKDISQEESKVVVLKPAI; this comes from the coding sequence ATGGTCATCACTTATTACGGCATATCTTGCTTTAAAATCCAATCCGGAGACAAAGTTTTGGTTTTTGATCCGCCGGCTAAAAACGCGGGAATTAAAACGCCCCGCTTTGAATCGCATCTGGTTTTAATCAGCCACGATCATCCAAAGCATAACGGCGAAGATACTATTAATCGCAAAGAAAAAGAACAACTGGCAATAAATGGTCCGGGAGAATATGAAATCAAAGAAATACAAATAACGGGCATTTCCTCATTCCACGACGATCAAAACGGAAAAAAATACGGCCTCAACACCATTTATAAAGTGGGATGGGAAGGAATCAATCTTTGCCATTTGGGAGATTTCGGCGAAAAAGAATTATCCGGCCATGTTAAAGAAGAATTAAACGGCATAGACATTTTGTTTCTTCCCATTGGCGGCGAGACGGTTATTAATGCCCAAAAAGCCGCCGCGATTTCCGCTCAAATTGAACCCCGAATCGTCATTCCCATGCATTATGCCGCTCCAAACGCCAAAACTAAAAATCAATTGGCCGAATTTTTAAAAGAAATGGGGGAAGAAAAAATAATCGCCGAAGAAAAATTAACAATCAAGAAAAAAGACATTTCCCAGGAAGAAAGCAAAGTAGTGGTATTAAAACCGGCGATTTAA